A window of Cheilinus undulatus linkage group 1, ASM1832078v1, whole genome shotgun sequence contains these coding sequences:
- the LOC121514567 gene encoding coiled-coil domain-containing protein 81-like, whose product MTDILRLVSEADRRTSPTLSKLSENDINGIWADVSAYIERQMTLQKGVQLAGLGTFTFSQQKLDIGNRFTMIQRPIFILAGKLIQSLGLKQGRPLAAATHIPVVQLNFAAVSQETPFSRDVVEGCVRETLLLLYKALATEQNIFLTLQGIGVLSFKNSKVQMKFNRDFINSMDGTGRLLLAFTKRPGSSVSLLSSGPSRLHKPRPANPITLPSVCSPPPDNRASDKDPRCSSPAPDQRNAGEVPQQREPKSYQPLQPAKLKAVTPSEEPNPKPPTEAANKPTTSISPPEVSLVPEEPHVTLSCSGHTRAGQELCYVCMQRAKRNVPVYLRRQQEAEEKAQEKLLLLQEQHRDKQFMKEEQEKLNEQRQHAKQVATFNLQMNEQKKEKTLFPHFPTSFIFPSRPLTPARRTQQHRYMSDLQSQIESRRQHEAQDQQNRLLMEHLDQLQLVQELALQKAQQLQQKHERTTNYKKALDTQMSDKKSTDLPQCQSDSSAIPRCETAVCNAESRERAQKVFQVNFNTATQKKTEDQHKRLEQLEKEKEMLKHNKTELTLSRINRFEKQRDISKSLEDEWSRSVKLKHQREEEEKRFLRSAGELLVDKLSQYRRCCQCKRKTTNYGETNIWKDSHYLSGSQFMI is encoded by the exons GGGGTTCAGCtggcaggacttggcaccttcACCTTCTCTCAGCAGAAGTTGGACATCGGAAACAGGTTCACAATGATCCAAAGACCCATCTTCATCCTTGCAGGCAAACTAATCCAGTCCCTGGGTTTAAAGCAGGGCAGGCCACTGGCTGCAG CAACACACATACCTGTGGTGCAGCTAAATTTTGCAGCAGTGTCACAGGAGACTCCCTTCAGTCGAGACGTGGTGGAGGGCTGTGTCAGAGAAACTCTTCTGCTGCTCTACAAAGCTTTGGCCACTGAACAAAATATCTTCCTCACCTTACAGGGGATTGGAGTTTTGTCCTTTAAGAACAGCAAG gtgcagATGAAGTTCAACAGAGATTTTATTAACTCCATGGATGGGACTGGAAGGCTGCTGTTAGCCTTTACTAAA AGACCTGGGAGCAGCGTGTCTTTACTGTCTAGTGGACCGTCCAGGCTTCACAAGCCACGGCCTGCCAACCCCATCACCCTGCCAAGTGTCTGCTCTCCTCCACCAGACAACAGAGCCAGTGACAAAGATCCTCGGTGCTCGTCACCAGCCCCAGACCAGAGGAATGCAGGAG AAGTTCCCCAACAGAGAGAACCTAAATCCTATCAGCCACTACAGCCCGCCAAGTTGAAAGCTGTCACCCCATCTGAAGAACCGAATCCAAAACCCCCAACAGAGGCTGCAAACAA GCCTACCACCTCCATCTCACCACCAGAGGTCTCTCTTGTACCGGAGGAACCTCATGTGACTCTCAGCTGCTCTGGCCACACCCGGGCTGGACAG GAGCTGTGTTACGTTTGTATGCAGCGGGCCAAGAGAAATGTTCCTGTGTACCTGAGGAGGCAGCAGGAGGCCGAGGAGAAAGCCCAGGAGAAACTCTTACTGCTTCAAGAACAACATAGAGACAAACAGTTCATGAAGGAAGAGCAG GAAAAGTTGAATGAGCAGCGTCAGCATGCAAAGCAGGTGGCTACATTCAACCTGCAAATGAATGAACAGAAGAAGGAGAAGACTCTCTTTCCTCACTTCCCT ACTTCATTTATCTTCCCATCCCGGCCCCTCACTCCTGCCAGGAGGACCCAACAGCATCGCTACATGAGCGACCTGCAGAGTCAGATAGAGAGCCGACGACAACATGAGGCTCAGGACCAGCAGAACCGTCTCCTCATGGAGCATCTCGACCAGCTTCAGCTGGTCCAGGA ACTAGCTTTGCAGAAGgctcagcagctgcagcagaaacatGAGAGAACCACCAACTACAAGAAGGCTCTAGACACTCAG ATGAGTGATAAAAAGAGCACGGACCTTCCACAGTGCCAGTCTGACAGCTCAGCAATCCCCCGCTGTGAGACAGCAGTCTGCAACGCCGAGAGCCGGGAACGGGCACAGAAG GTTTTTCAGGTAAATTTCAACACCGCCACacagaagaaaacagaagacCAACACAAACGCCTTGAACAgctggagaaagaaaaagaaatgctcaaacacaacaaaacgGA GTTAACGCTGAGTCGCATCAATCGCTTTGAGAAGCAGCGGGACATCAGTAAATCTTTAGAGGACGAGTGGAGTCGCAGTGTGAAGCTCAAACACCAacgagaagaagaggagaaacgCTTCCTGAG GTCTGCTGGTGAGCTCCTGGTAGATAAGCTGTCACAGTACAGACGCTGCTGTCAGTGTAAGAGGAAGACGACAAACTACGGCGAGACCAACATCTGGAAAGACTCTCATTATCTCTCAGGCTCTCAGTTCATGATCTGA